A single genomic interval of Aureliella helgolandensis harbors:
- a CDS encoding ISNCY family transposase, which translates to MVRKPYQKQQRFDCSPIAQVELNLESRDEIVPVLLGLQYLYTNAKLRTKVVQAVAADLNQDSRRDVGRPGIDDWHVVVLAAVRLGCNLDYDKLQDQVENHRRLRGIMGIGDWQDTDGFTFRRIRDTICLLKPETISKINQAIVTAGQSIAPDASSTVRADSFVIETNIHYPTESSLIYDGVRKFIPFCVELAQQLETTGWRQVGHLVKKIKSLKQQIGRIAASKSSRKKEALESRYRDLLQRVALLLERAKSLTNEAKSLGASTVTLSLITTIEHWTGLTEQVCDTARRRVLLGESVPNCDKLFSLFETHTQLYRRGKAGQPNQYGRLALVYEDGAGFISHYHLMARDVRDQDVVVEQTKLAQKKHAGEIHTASFDRGFYSAENESNLQQIIEDVCVLPRAPGEYAQRIKNESVKFHRTRLHHSGIEAAIGVLQRGNGLKRCRDRTELGFERYLGLAILGRNIHTLGKLLLSKQRPNASAAQSKRKAA; encoded by the coding sequence GTGGTTCGCAAGCCATATCAAAAACAGCAACGCTTCGATTGCAGCCCTATCGCACAAGTTGAACTCAACTTGGAATCTCGCGATGAAATCGTGCCCGTCTTGCTCGGGCTTCAATATCTTTATACCAATGCCAAGTTGAGAACGAAAGTCGTTCAGGCTGTCGCTGCGGATCTAAACCAAGACTCTCGACGGGATGTTGGAAGGCCAGGCATAGACGATTGGCATGTTGTTGTGCTTGCAGCAGTCAGACTTGGATGTAATCTTGATTACGACAAACTACAGGATCAAGTCGAGAATCATCGGCGTCTCCGCGGAATCATGGGAATCGGCGACTGGCAAGACACCGACGGTTTCACTTTCAGACGCATACGCGATACCATCTGTCTGCTCAAACCTGAGACGATTAGTAAGATCAACCAAGCTATCGTCACCGCTGGCCAGAGCATTGCTCCCGATGCCAGTTCCACAGTTCGGGCTGATTCATTTGTTATTGAAACTAACATTCACTATCCGACAGAGAGCAGTTTGATCTACGACGGTGTTCGCAAGTTCATTCCGTTCTGTGTTGAGTTGGCGCAACAGCTTGAGACCACAGGATGGAGACAAGTGGGGCATCTAGTCAAGAAGATCAAGAGCTTAAAGCAGCAGATAGGACGGATTGCTGCCAGCAAGAGCTCACGCAAAAAGGAAGCCTTGGAATCGCGTTATCGCGACCTGCTGCAACGCGTAGCACTTTTGCTCGAGCGAGCGAAATCACTGACGAATGAGGCGAAATCTCTCGGTGCATCCACAGTAACTCTGTCCCTAATCACAACAATCGAACATTGGACAGGACTGACCGAGCAGGTTTGCGATACGGCGCGTCGGCGTGTCCTATTGGGTGAGTCAGTCCCCAATTGCGACAAGCTGTTCAGCTTGTTCGAAACACACACGCAGCTTTACCGTCGCGGCAAAGCCGGACAACCCAATCAATATGGTCGATTGGCTTTGGTTTACGAGGATGGTGCTGGTTTCATTAGTCACTATCACTTGATGGCTCGCGACGTGCGTGACCAGGATGTCGTGGTGGAACAAACGAAGTTGGCTCAGAAGAAGCACGCAGGCGAGATTCACACCGCGTCTTTTGACCGAGGTTTCTATTCAGCGGAAAATGAATCAAATCTGCAGCAGATAATCGAAGATGTATGCGTACTACCGCGGGCTCCTGGTGAATACGCACAGCGGATTAAGAACGAAAGTGTTAAATTTCACCGAACCCGACTACACCACTCAGGCATCGAGGCAGCGATCGGAGTGTTACAGCGGGGCAATGGTTTGAAGCGTTGTCGCGACCGGACTGAACTCGGCTTTGAACGCTATTTGGGATTAGCGATTCTAGGTCGCAATATACACACGCTTGGAAAGCTACTGCTTTCTAAACAACGCCCCAATGCATCGGCAGCACAGAGCAAACGCAAAGCGGCTTAG
- the fliJ gene encoding flagellar export protein FliJ, whose amino-acid sequence MSEFKFGLQNVVKLRERERDAAAQSYRQALLAIEKLGQQIADLQAEHDGQAPWQSQFTVGTVAPQRIMESQRFQMHLQQEIAGIRSQIELIEAECEKRRQALVAREQALSSLEKLREQQHQAWDADQIRHEQIVLDEWAGFKHWMLTPKTGE is encoded by the coding sequence ATGAGTGAGTTTAAGTTCGGCCTCCAAAATGTTGTGAAATTGCGTGAACGGGAACGCGATGCGGCCGCACAATCGTATCGACAAGCCCTGCTGGCCATTGAAAAACTTGGACAACAGATTGCCGATTTGCAGGCCGAGCACGACGGACAAGCCCCTTGGCAATCGCAATTTACCGTCGGTACCGTGGCTCCACAGCGAATCATGGAGTCGCAGCGGTTTCAAATGCATTTGCAACAGGAAATTGCCGGGATTCGCTCGCAAATTGAGTTGATCGAAGCGGAATGCGAAAAACGCCGCCAAGCCCTCGTCGCACGTGAACAAGCGCTGAGTAGCTTAGAGAAATTGCGAGAGCAACAACATCAAGCCTGGGATGCCGACCAAATTCGCCACGAACAAATCGTCTTGGACGAATGGGCGGGCTTCAAACACTGGATGTTGACCCCCAAAACCGGAGAATAA
- a CDS encoding flagellar hook-basal body complex protein, which translates to MGLASSLSTALTGINAAETQIDVLGNNLANSQTVGFKSSEVIFATQFLQTLSLGAAPSTDNGGTDPRQTGLGVQVSGISPNFSQGTVQISSSPSDLAIQGDGLFIVQGSSNEQLYTRAGIFKLNSENQLVTPTGNRLLGYGIDDQFRVQSTKLVPLEIPLGSEAVAQATKNVVMEGTLTPTGDVADTAEVIQSPILGDAAVPRPDASGISLASSAIASTAGVTVAHNEGSGSLVEGAVYQYKFSFVDASGHESVPSAPLSVTVPPGDSLPNNAITLTGLPDAPGEYSQVRVYRTDANGSEFKALDTVATGGVYVDDGNTVPGATLDETLLNGNYSYMITYYHAGDPETRPSIVMGPQNIVNGRVQLSDFPAPPVPPSGGGHPPYDSVRIYRNTASDQNSFYLVDTVAPGQDYTDSKSDAEISNLTLPGNKGIDLDGPSIDSNTLLTNVVRRDGLDYINPFTLGSLEFEAAKGGRTLESKQFEVTATSTLQDLVSFMEEAMGIQTQGSDTTNPVPGSKNTIPGETGTLLPGAYIQNGRIRFVSNNGVDNALDIDLTGFRVTDSSGVVNVPNMAFGSVQDAKGQSAVADFIAYDTLGVPIRTRITTVLESRTDTSTTYRWYADSADNSARDGSEISVGTGLIQFDGNGNYISATNTTVAIDRFDLPSVSPMEFKLDFTGMSGLATSEASIAASRQDGSPPGTLTSYVIGEDGTIRGVFSNGIARDLGQLQLAKFSNPEGLEQRGQNLFSQGINTGLPIQGRPGENGIGAVVSGALELSNTDIGGDLVDLVLASTQYRANSRVITATQQLFDELLNIR; encoded by the coding sequence ATGGGCCTAGCTTCGTCTCTCAGTACGGCGCTGACCGGCATCAACGCTGCCGAAACTCAAATCGATGTGCTCGGCAACAACCTTGCCAACTCCCAGACCGTGGGCTTCAAGTCCTCGGAAGTCATCTTCGCGACGCAGTTTTTACAAACGCTGTCGCTGGGGGCTGCCCCCTCCACGGACAATGGTGGAACCGATCCACGTCAAACGGGACTCGGGGTGCAGGTCTCAGGCATTTCGCCCAACTTCTCCCAAGGTACTGTGCAAATCAGTTCCAGTCCCTCGGACTTAGCAATTCAGGGCGACGGGCTGTTCATCGTACAAGGCTCGTCCAACGAACAACTCTACACTCGCGCCGGCATCTTCAAACTCAATAGCGAGAACCAGTTGGTGACCCCCACGGGCAATCGCCTCCTGGGTTATGGGATCGACGACCAGTTCCGAGTGCAGTCGACGAAACTGGTGCCCTTGGAAATCCCACTCGGTAGCGAAGCGGTGGCACAAGCTACTAAGAATGTTGTGATGGAGGGAACACTCACTCCCACCGGAGACGTGGCTGATACTGCGGAGGTGATTCAGAGTCCGATTTTAGGGGATGCTGCAGTGCCGCGGCCGGATGCCAGCGGTATCTCACTGGCCAGCTCCGCCATCGCATCGACCGCCGGTGTAACGGTCGCCCACAATGAAGGCTCCGGCTCGCTGGTCGAAGGCGCGGTATACCAATACAAGTTCTCCTTCGTTGATGCTTCGGGCCACGAAAGCGTCCCCAGCGCACCGCTGTCGGTCACGGTCCCACCGGGCGACAGCCTCCCCAACAATGCAATCACCCTAACAGGGCTACCCGATGCTCCGGGTGAATACTCTCAGGTACGCGTCTACCGCACGGATGCCAACGGATCAGAATTCAAGGCTCTAGATACCGTGGCAACTGGCGGCGTCTATGTCGATGATGGCAACACAGTGCCTGGCGCGACGCTTGACGAAACATTGCTCAATGGCAACTACAGTTACATGATCACCTATTACCATGCGGGGGATCCTGAAACGCGTCCTTCCATCGTGATGGGACCTCAAAACATCGTCAATGGTCGCGTGCAACTGTCCGATTTCCCGGCTCCACCGGTCCCACCATCCGGCGGCGGGCATCCACCGTACGACTCGGTTCGAATTTATCGCAATACGGCCAGCGATCAGAACTCCTTCTATCTTGTGGATACCGTCGCACCGGGGCAAGACTACACCGATAGCAAGAGCGATGCCGAGATATCCAATTTAACTCTGCCCGGAAACAAGGGCATCGACTTGGATGGCCCGAGTATCGATAGTAACACGCTACTTACCAATGTTGTCCGGCGGGATGGTCTGGATTACATCAATCCCTTCACCCTCGGTTCACTCGAGTTTGAAGCTGCCAAGGGGGGCAGAACCCTTGAGTCGAAACAGTTTGAGGTCACCGCCACTTCGACGCTACAGGATCTAGTTAGTTTCATGGAAGAAGCCATGGGGATTCAAACCCAAGGTTCTGACACCACCAACCCGGTCCCAGGTTCCAAGAACACCATCCCCGGCGAAACGGGTACACTCCTTCCAGGTGCCTATATCCAAAACGGGCGCATTCGCTTCGTCTCCAACAACGGTGTCGACAACGCACTGGATATTGACCTAACTGGCTTTCGCGTCACCGATTCCAGCGGCGTCGTCAATGTTCCCAACATGGCATTTGGCTCAGTACAAGACGCCAAGGGGCAGAGCGCCGTCGCCGATTTCATTGCCTATGACACACTTGGCGTCCCGATTCGCACACGCATCACGACCGTGCTGGAAAGCCGCACCGACACCTCAACCACCTACCGTTGGTACGCAGACTCCGCAGACAACTCAGCCCGTGACGGTTCCGAAATTAGTGTCGGAACGGGACTCATTCAGTTTGACGGCAATGGTAACTACATCTCCGCTACCAACACAACCGTCGCAATCGACCGCTTCGATCTGCCCAGTGTTTCCCCAATGGAGTTCAAACTCGACTTCACGGGCATGTCAGGATTGGCCACCAGTGAAGCCTCGATTGCCGCATCGCGTCAGGATGGTTCGCCTCCAGGTACTTTAACCAGTTATGTCATCGGTGAAGATGGTACGATCCGTGGAGTCTTCAGCAACGGGATCGCACGGGACCTCGGCCAACTCCAACTGGCCAAATTTTCGAACCCAGAAGGACTCGAACAACGGGGGCAGAATCTCTTCTCACAAGGCATCAACACCGGATTGCCCATTCAAGGCCGCCCGGGGGAAAATGGAATCGGCGCTGTCGTGTCCGGTGCATTGGAACTCTCCAACACCGACATCGGTGGGGACTTGGTAGACCTGGTCCTCGCTTCGACTCAGTATCGAGCCAACTCGCGAGTCATCACAGCCACTCAACAATTGTTCGACGAACTGCTGAACATCCGATAA
- a CDS encoding flagellar hook-length control protein FliK, with protein sequence MDGAISTSNRHAVRASNQLLPSGSLGDTQSNSQAGLFDQLLSLSFGPTSDPLSVKSHRAPDHTHDSVKPSNRSSSSSEKKEEDEVEDADGAATWVANVSASPLVDEAPLAAVETIAVSLSDDSAPQLDSDAVPLLPNALDSAEVLPADSEVVPSSLATDSADASSTEEGAESARLPVQEISGDSEEQHSNQKPSESAFETSANAATHAVASQQGTEAAEQESEETALGEEGAESTTESVQELESNRSQQEGNERGKWYERDPKAPSTNLPLAEGEIAQPGTPDGASPAQPSTVESAVNATAPVGDRQPSDPAALPSVSSTTASTNAASIAANAATASPNLLDSIVVGVNRGSDASMVTQLTGDSAGAPTSSSVSSGSPTTSTTQGSPNKESAATPTAPEGNSPEVTQQERVRLIQRVSRSFSRLGPSGGEINLRLHPPQLGSLNVQVRLQGRSMTAKLTTESAASRDVILEGLPVLRQRLAEQGFDISQFQVEVADNESNQALGPHSDGQSFTDQNEHQSRQGQLQATAAWRSSSSPILADGSSGDAATSLSWQSTTGIDFHA encoded by the coding sequence ATGGATGGAGCCATATCGACGTCGAACCGCCATGCGGTCCGCGCAAGCAACCAGCTCTTGCCGAGCGGCTCGTTAGGGGATACCCAATCGAATTCTCAGGCAGGCTTATTCGACCAACTGCTCTCACTCTCGTTCGGTCCTACCTCCGACCCACTGTCGGTGAAGTCTCACCGAGCTCCCGATCACACCCACGATTCGGTAAAACCCTCCAACCGCTCCTCCAGTTCTTCGGAAAAAAAGGAGGAGGACGAAGTCGAGGACGCCGACGGTGCCGCGACTTGGGTTGCCAATGTTTCAGCCTCCCCGCTGGTCGACGAAGCCCCTTTGGCTGCCGTTGAGACCATTGCTGTCTCTCTGTCTGACGACTCAGCACCACAGCTGGATAGTGACGCAGTCCCCCTGCTTCCCAATGCGTTAGACTCAGCTGAAGTTCTTCCAGCAGATTCCGAGGTAGTCCCCAGCTCCCTTGCAACAGATTCTGCGGACGCGAGCTCCACCGAAGAGGGAGCAGAGTCAGCAAGACTTCCAGTTCAAGAGATCTCAGGGGACTCGGAAGAGCAGCATTCGAATCAAAAACCATCGGAGTCCGCCTTTGAGACTTCGGCCAATGCTGCCACACATGCCGTGGCCAGCCAACAAGGTACGGAAGCCGCTGAGCAGGAATCAGAGGAAACGGCATTGGGCGAGGAGGGGGCCGAATCAACCACCGAGTCCGTTCAGGAATTGGAATCCAATCGCTCCCAGCAAGAGGGGAACGAACGCGGGAAGTGGTATGAACGAGATCCCAAGGCTCCCTCGACAAATCTTCCGCTGGCAGAGGGTGAAATAGCACAGCCCGGAACACCCGACGGTGCGTCCCCTGCGCAGCCATCCACTGTGGAGTCAGCGGTGAATGCGACGGCCCCCGTGGGGGATCGCCAGCCCTCGGATCCTGCAGCATTACCGAGCGTCTCCTCAACAACCGCGTCCACCAATGCGGCATCCATTGCGGCCAATGCCGCGACGGCCAGTCCCAACCTTTTGGATAGCATTGTCGTGGGAGTTAATCGAGGCTCAGACGCCAGCATGGTTACTCAGTTGACGGGAGACTCTGCCGGCGCACCAACATCGTCGTCAGTATCCAGTGGCTCCCCCACGACCAGCACAACCCAAGGATCGCCCAACAAGGAATCGGCTGCTACGCCGACAGCCCCTGAAGGCAATAGTCCCGAAGTCACGCAACAAGAACGCGTACGGCTCATCCAACGCGTCTCCCGCAGCTTCTCTCGCCTCGGGCCCAGCGGAGGGGAGATCAATCTACGTCTCCATCCTCCCCAACTCGGCTCTTTGAACGTGCAAGTTCGTCTGCAGGGTCGCAGCATGACGGCCAAATTGACCACCGAATCAGCCGCTTCGCGTGATGTGATCCTGGAAGGCCTGCCCGTGCTTCGCCAACGCCTCGCGGAGCAAGGCTTTGACATCTCTCAGTTCCAAGTCGAGGTGGCGGACAACGAGAGTAACCAAGCGTTGGGCCCCCACTCGGACGGCCAATCCTTTACCGACCAAAACGAACACCAAAGCCGCCAAGGACAGTTGCAAGCCACCGCAGCCTGGCGTTCCTCCAGCTCGCCAATTCTCGCCGACGGCAGCTCCGGTGATGCGGCCACCTCACTCAGCTGGCAATCTACCACGGGCATCGACTTTCATGCTTAA
- a CDS encoding flagellar hook assembly protein FlgD, with protein MTSIPGVSSSSSSQSGSGLTGNDLSDVDLDEFLGLLITELQNQDPLDPMDNGEMLTQISQIREIGSTNQLTETLSTLAIGQELTMASGMIGKQVTALDNNANNVKGVVDRVSVQTDEEDPSIRKVSVHIGDSVVDINNIREILEN; from the coding sequence ATGACCAGTATTCCAGGCGTCAGCAGTTCCTCTTCCTCTCAATCTGGAAGTGGCCTTACCGGCAACGACCTCAGCGACGTTGATCTGGATGAATTCCTAGGTTTGCTGATTACCGAACTTCAGAATCAAGACCCATTGGACCCAATGGACAACGGTGAGATGCTGACCCAGATCAGCCAGATTCGCGAAATTGGTTCCACCAACCAACTCACTGAAACGCTGTCGACCCTTGCCATTGGTCAAGAGCTGACGATGGCGAGTGGGATGATTGGCAAACAAGTCACGGCGTTGGATAACAATGCGAACAACGTAAAAGGTGTGGTAGACCGCGTTTCCGTACAGACCGATGAGGAAGATCCGAGTATTCGCAAAGTATCAGTTCATATTGGAGACTCAGTTGTCGATATTAACAACATCCGTGAAATCTTAGAAAACTGA
- a CDS encoding FliH/SctL family protein yields the protein MASVIKQDELIRGDASPQPVAFNVEDVQARARNYLEDARRQADEILANARLEAASLLTETKAKALAAANQEFEKRVQDSAQKLSDTRCKTAIAACEAAVSGVAESTTQWLATWRNQTVALAARIAEKIVRREMQDNDELLRVWLEEALVAMRDSRDLRLSVHPDDFAVAGRFLQQLAKSVPQAIDVEILPDPQVEQGGCIVLSNNGRIDQQLLVQLDRLVEQLTQ from the coding sequence ATGGCCTCAGTCATCAAACAAGACGAACTCATCCGTGGAGACGCCTCCCCTCAACCCGTTGCATTCAACGTTGAAGATGTGCAGGCTCGTGCTCGCAACTACCTGGAAGATGCCCGGCGGCAAGCCGATGAAATTTTGGCGAATGCGAGGCTCGAAGCAGCCAGCCTCCTAACCGAAACCAAGGCCAAGGCCTTGGCGGCAGCCAATCAAGAATTCGAAAAACGCGTTCAAGATTCGGCACAAAAACTGAGCGACACCCGGTGCAAGACAGCCATTGCCGCCTGCGAAGCGGCTGTCAGCGGAGTGGCCGAAAGCACCACGCAATGGCTTGCCACCTGGCGCAACCAAACAGTTGCTCTCGCCGCTCGCATCGCGGAAAAAATTGTCAGGCGAGAAATGCAAGATAACGATGAACTCTTGCGAGTATGGCTCGAAGAGGCCCTGGTCGCGATGCGAGACTCGCGCGATCTAAGACTCTCTGTCCATCCCGACGATTTTGCAGTCGCCGGACGCTTTCTCCAGCAACTGGCCAAATCGGTCCCTCAAGCTATCGATGTAGAGATTCTGCCCGATCCTCAAGTAGAGCAGGGGGGGTGCATCGTACTCAGCAACAACGGACGAATCGACCAACAATTGCTTGTCCAGCTAGATCGACTCGTGGAACAACTCACCCAGTAG
- a CDS encoding FliI/YscN family ATPase → MKPLPPPPEHVDLSRLLGSLDRALPSAIEGSIWSVGRNAIEAVSLPVPMGSVCSILRRNRSPIPAEVIGFSGSTTLLAPLDGAEGITSGDRVRFVESNSTVRVGEGLIGRVIDAAGKPIDDLGELTASAKAPLDAEPISAMKRPPIDDILTTGVRSIDSLLTLGRGQRIGIFAGSGVGKSTLLGMMARGTDAEVVVIGLVGERGREVQEYLQRELDPATRKKCVTVVATSDQPALRRVQAAMTATAIAEYFRDEGKHVLLMMDSVTRFAMAQREIGLASGEAPTTRGYPPSVFSMLPRLVERSGTGPTGSITGIYTVLVEGDDTNEPISDTLRGLLDGHFVLSRDIAQQGRYPALDILKSLSRLQHHLASAEQQAGSAAVRQMLARYRENEDLINIGAYQRGSNPQVDRAIALKPLIDQFLAQKARDKCEWQATLLALQQLASQASVPTAPPTAARQPNAPAALSSPASAPAPQ, encoded by the coding sequence ATGAAACCATTGCCCCCCCCTCCCGAACACGTCGACCTCTCGCGTCTACTAGGCTCACTCGATCGCGCGCTCCCGAGCGCCATCGAAGGCTCGATTTGGTCGGTGGGCCGCAACGCGATTGAAGCGGTATCCCTTCCCGTTCCCATGGGGAGTGTTTGCTCCATTTTGCGTCGCAATCGCTCTCCCATCCCAGCGGAAGTGATCGGATTCTCAGGCTCCACCACTCTCTTGGCTCCCCTGGACGGAGCCGAAGGAATCACGTCGGGTGATAGGGTTCGCTTCGTGGAATCGAACAGTACGGTGCGTGTCGGCGAAGGCCTGATCGGCCGTGTGATTGATGCAGCAGGAAAGCCCATCGACGATTTAGGCGAGCTAACAGCTTCGGCCAAAGCCCCCCTCGATGCTGAACCGATCTCCGCGATGAAACGGCCACCGATTGATGACATTCTCACCACGGGCGTGCGAAGCATTGATTCATTGTTGACGCTCGGGCGTGGACAACGCATCGGTATTTTTGCCGGCTCAGGCGTAGGCAAAAGCACACTGCTGGGCATGATGGCCCGTGGTACCGATGCGGAAGTTGTAGTCATTGGGCTTGTCGGCGAGCGGGGCCGTGAGGTGCAAGAGTACCTACAGCGCGAGCTTGACCCGGCTACTCGAAAAAAATGCGTGACCGTGGTTGCCACCAGTGACCAACCCGCCTTGCGGCGCGTGCAGGCCGCAATGACGGCCACGGCGATCGCGGAGTATTTTCGCGATGAGGGAAAACACGTTTTACTGATGATGGATTCCGTGACCCGTTTCGCAATGGCCCAACGCGAAATCGGCTTGGCGTCCGGAGAGGCCCCGACCACGCGTGGCTATCCGCCGAGTGTCTTCTCCATGTTACCGCGATTGGTGGAACGCTCCGGCACCGGGCCAACCGGATCAATTACCGGCATCTACACCGTACTGGTCGAGGGTGACGACACCAATGAACCGATTAGCGACACCCTGCGTGGTCTGCTCGACGGCCACTTCGTGCTCTCACGAGACATCGCCCAGCAGGGCAGATATCCGGCTCTCGACATTTTGAAGAGTCTGAGTCGCTTGCAGCACCACTTAGCGTCCGCAGAACAGCAAGCGGGTTCCGCCGCAGTCCGACAAATGCTTGCCCGCTATCGGGAGAATGAGGACTTAATCAATATCGGGGCCTACCAACGCGGCTCCAATCCACAAGTCGATCGCGCCATCGCCCTCAAGCCGCTCATCGATCAGTTCTTGGCGCAAAAGGCGCGTGACAAGTGCGAATGGCAGGCGACGTTGCTGGCATTGCAGCAACTCGCTTCCCAAGCGAGTGTACCCACCGCCCCCCCCACGGCAGCCCGTCAGCCCAACGCCCCAGCCGCTCTTTCCTCCCCCGCCTCAGCCCCAGCGCCACAATAA
- the purB gene encoding adenylosuccinate lyase, whose product MSDNAVYENPLISRYASREMAQLWSSEYRSQLWRRLWIILAECEQELGLPISDAQIAQLKKFEKQVDLEAVQAYERRLRHDVMAHVHAYGDQCPDAKGIIHWGATSCYVTDNGDLVLIRQGLEMVQRRLASVILKMSEFALKYRDLPCLAFTHLQPAQPTTVGKRACLWMYDLVLDLQEVEHRLSSLLARSAKGTTGTQASFLQLFEGDHEKVRKLEAMIATKLDFPSSYAVTGQTYPRKVDAQVMDALSGVAQSIHKIATDLRILSSRKEVEEPFEKDQIGSSAMAYKRNPMRSERMCSLARFVMSLQSSAAQTAAVQWMERTLDDSANRRLVIPQAFLAIDACLVLMENVATGMVVYEKQVAKYLAEELPFMATEAIMMAAVAEGADRQEVHELIRQHSVAAGLEVKQEGKPNNLLDRLKAESLFDKVDIDQLVDPVAFVGRAPQQVDEFLSNIVGPIREKFGDQAGMSVEVNV is encoded by the coding sequence ATGTCAGACAACGCTGTTTACGAGAATCCACTGATCAGCCGCTACGCCTCACGTGAAATGGCCCAGTTGTGGAGTTCCGAATATCGTTCCCAATTGTGGCGCCGGTTGTGGATCATTTTGGCAGAGTGCGAGCAGGAATTAGGGCTGCCCATTAGCGATGCACAGATCGCGCAGTTGAAGAAGTTTGAGAAGCAGGTGGATTTGGAAGCGGTGCAAGCCTACGAGCGGCGCCTGCGTCACGATGTGATGGCACACGTTCATGCCTACGGTGATCAATGCCCTGACGCCAAAGGGATTATCCATTGGGGTGCGACCAGTTGTTATGTGACCGACAATGGCGATTTAGTGTTAATCCGTCAAGGTTTGGAGATGGTCCAGCGACGGCTTGCGAGCGTGATTCTGAAGATGTCGGAGTTTGCCCTCAAGTACCGCGACCTGCCCTGTTTGGCATTCACGCACTTGCAACCCGCGCAGCCGACCACGGTTGGAAAGCGGGCTTGTTTGTGGATGTACGATTTGGTCTTGGATCTACAAGAGGTGGAACACCGCTTAAGCAGCCTCCTGGCCCGCAGCGCCAAGGGGACGACCGGGACTCAAGCTAGTTTTCTACAACTGTTCGAGGGGGACCACGAGAAAGTTCGCAAGCTGGAAGCGATGATAGCCACCAAGCTTGATTTTCCATCCAGCTATGCCGTGACCGGTCAGACCTATCCGCGGAAGGTGGATGCCCAGGTCATGGACGCGCTGTCCGGTGTGGCACAAAGCATTCACAAGATTGCCACTGATTTGCGAATTCTATCGAGCCGCAAGGAGGTGGAAGAGCCGTTTGAGAAGGATCAGATTGGTTCTTCAGCCATGGCCTACAAACGCAATCCGATGCGTAGCGAGCGCATGTGCTCGCTCGCACGTTTCGTCATGAGTCTGCAGTCCTCGGCCGCTCAAACAGCCGCCGTCCAATGGATGGAGCGAACGCTGGATGATAGCGCCAACCGTAGATTGGTGATTCCACAAGCGTTTCTTGCCATCGATGCTTGCCTCGTGCTGATGGAGAACGTGGCGACAGGTATGGTCGTCTACGAAAAGCAAGTGGCCAAATACTTGGCCGAAGAATTGCCTTTCATGGCCACCGAAGCCATCATGATGGCCGCCGTCGCCGAGGGGGCCGATCGGCAAGAGGTCCACGAGTTGATTCGACAGCATAGCGTGGCGGCCGGTCTAGAAGTTAAGCAGGAAGGTAAGCCCAATAATCTGCTCGATCGACTTAAAGCCGAATCGCTGTTCGACAAGGTGGATATTGATCAACTCGTGGATCCAGTCGCCTTTGTAGGACGCGCACCGCAACAAGTCGATGAGTTTTTGTCGAATATCGTTGGTCCCATCCGCGAGAAGTTCGGCGATCAAGCCGGAATGTCGGTAGAAGTCAACGTATAA